The Sedimentisphaera salicampi genome includes a region encoding these proteins:
- a CDS encoding ATP-binding protein, producing the protein MSLKDIHSQNHIITAFEDCLNAGRLGQSFIFAGQDGVGRFKCASEIAKLLLCENPAKTEQNGKAFQDSCGQCRSCKLFESGSHPDFKHIYKELNKYSEIPEIRKKSPSEFLISVVREFFVDKAGKKPQLAGKTVFVLSEAEKLNQSAQNAILKTLEEPPPHCIIILICTRTDRLLETILSRCQVYNFAPVEKNIIARELSRRGVEQNEAFFWAGFTSGSLGKSLELSSLEANCYSIKTELLEKLESFSLADAVELAEWLGGCSGEIAGAVGKISGSEGKAGLKRHAQTITLNMVMSAAIDAMKNAAGSEELINHDQPEVIASLSEKIDPYKASKLVEDINSSISMVYSYVNEKLIFEDILINFARTKE; encoded by the coding sequence TTGAGTTTAAAAGATATACACAGCCAGAATCATATAATAACCGCCTTTGAAGACTGTCTTAACGCCGGCAGGCTCGGCCAGTCTTTTATATTTGCCGGTCAGGACGGCGTTGGGCGTTTCAAATGCGCCAGCGAGATCGCCAAGCTTCTTCTTTGCGAAAACCCCGCCAAAACCGAGCAAAACGGCAAGGCCTTTCAAGACAGCTGCGGGCAGTGCAGAAGCTGCAAGCTATTTGAATCGGGCAGCCACCCAGACTTCAAACACATATACAAAGAGCTTAACAAGTATTCTGAGATCCCCGAAATCAGAAAGAAATCTCCTAGCGAGTTTCTCATCAGCGTAGTGCGTGAATTCTTCGTTGACAAGGCGGGGAAGAAGCCGCAGCTTGCGGGGAAAACAGTATTCGTTCTATCCGAAGCCGAAAAGCTCAACCAAAGCGCTCAAAACGCAATCCTCAAAACGCTTGAAGAGCCCCCGCCTCACTGCATTATAATCCTGATCTGCACGCGAACCGACCGACTTCTTGAAACGATACTCTCCCGCTGCCAAGTCTATAACTTTGCCCCTGTAGAAAAGAATATAATCGCCCGTGAGCTGTCACGCAGGGGGGTTGAGCAGAATGAGGCGTTTTTCTGGGCAGGGTTCACATCCGGCAGCCTCGGGAAGAGCTTAGAGCTGAGCAGCCTCGAGGCAAACTGTTATTCAATCAAGACAGAGCTGCTCGAAAAGCTGGAATCCTTCAGCCTTGCAGACGCTGTAGAGCTGGCTGAATGGCTGGGAGGATGCTCTGGAGAAATCGCCGGCGCTGTTGGAAAAATCAGCGGCTCAGAAGGAAAGGCAGGCCTCAAGCGGCATGCCCAAACGATAACTCTGAATATGGTTATGTCTGCTGCGATTGATGCGATGAAGAATGCAGCAGGAAGCGAGGAGCTGATAAATCACGACCAGCCCGAAGTGATTGCGTCTCTAAGCGAAAAGATTGATCCCTATAAGGCCTCAAAACTAGTGGAAGATATCAACTCGAGCATCTCTATGGTCTATAGCTATGTCAATGAAAAATTGATTTTTGAGGATATTCTGATAAACTTCGCCCGAACAAAAGAATGA
- the ricT gene encoding regulatory iron-sulfur-containing complex subunit RicT: MTDKSHNKHTKKMLVRYGKLGFLGWFSHSEQSLPKTRTKVIIKTERGLELGELVGANSSYFHGNFKGNFNTLQEYFELDHPDYPLAEGGEFVRIATAQDINEAQHVRESAGEELKICREYVDKLGLKMKIVDFEHIFGGERIVFYFLADGRVDFRELVKQLAQEFQTRIEMRQIGARDEARLISDIETCGQECCCRRYLKILKPVNMRMAKTQKATLDPSKISGHCGRLRCCLRYEDKTYQELKKELPNRQSWVKTPAGFGRVIDYQILTQLLQIQYEDGKMEALPADEVEVLEGMPDEVRISREAARSKQQPEQSSRSSDSQSGNGKEQTSSEDSSSNQNDEHSGGSEGQNGKKQQNRKGRKGKNKRTRSSRQNEDKDSQPEQKDENPAEPAES, translated from the coding sequence ATGACAGATAAATCACATAATAAACATACCAAAAAGATGCTTGTCCGATACGGCAAACTCGGATTTCTCGGGTGGTTCAGCCACAGCGAGCAGAGCTTGCCGAAGACAAGAACGAAAGTTATCATAAAAACTGAACGCGGTCTTGAATTAGGCGAGCTTGTAGGAGCTAACAGTTCATACTTTCACGGGAATTTCAAGGGCAACTTCAACACCCTGCAGGAATACTTCGAACTCGACCACCCGGACTATCCGCTGGCCGAGGGAGGGGAGTTTGTGCGAATCGCAACAGCTCAGGACATTAACGAAGCCCAGCACGTGCGTGAATCTGCCGGCGAGGAGCTCAAGATCTGCCGGGAATACGTAGATAAGCTTGGGCTCAAGATGAAGATTGTGGATTTCGAGCATATCTTTGGCGGAGAGCGAATCGTTTTCTACTTCCTCGCAGACGGCCGCGTGGATTTCAGGGAGCTGGTAAAGCAGCTCGCTCAGGAATTCCAGACGAGAATCGAAATGCGGCAGATCGGGGCAAGAGATGAGGCGAGGCTGATCAGCGATATCGAAACCTGCGGACAGGAATGCTGCTGCAGGAGATACCTGAAAATCCTAAAGCCTGTCAATATGCGTATGGCGAAAACCCAAAAAGCCACGCTCGACCCCTCCAAAATCAGCGGACACTGCGGCAGGCTGAGGTGCTGCCTGAGATACGAGGACAAAACTTATCAGGAGCTTAAGAAAGAGCTGCCCAATAGGCAGAGCTGGGTTAAAACTCCCGCAGGTTTCGGCAGAGTGATAGACTATCAGATCCTCACTCAGCTTCTGCAGATTCAGTACGAAGACGGGAAAATGGAAGCCCTTCCCGCTGATGAGGTTGAGGTGCTTGAGGGTATGCCCGATGAGGTGAGAATCTCAAGAGAAGCGGCCAGATCAAAACAGCAGCCTGAGCAAAGCTCCCGCAGCTCAGATTCTCAATCCGGCAATGGCAAGGAACAAACCTCATCCGAAGACAGCAGCTCAAACCAGAATGATGAACACAGCGGCGGGTCTGAAGGCCAAAACGGGAAAAAACAGCAAAACCGCAAAGGCAGAAAAGGAAAGAACAAAAGGACAAGAAGCTCCCGTCAAAACGAAGATAAAGACTCTCAGCCGGAGCAGAAAGATGAAAATCCCGCTGAGCCCGCCGAGAGTTAA
- the metG gene encoding methionine--tRNA ligase, whose translation MPRNIVVTSALPYANGPIHIGHLVEYIQTDIWVRFQKLSGNRCLYFCADDTHGTPIMLSARKQGIKPEELIEKVHSEHRDDFSTFGVEFENYYTTHSPENRELSSQIFLKLKEKGSIETREVAQAYCESCSMFLPDRFIVGKCPKCGAEEQYGDSCDKCGSTYSPTELINPRCAICGGEPTTKTSKHYFFRLGDYENQLKEVLASGHAHPSVLKKLDEWFDAGLRDWDISRDGPYFGFRIPGEENKFFYVWLDAPIGYMASCKNWCDKNGFDLAEVWNSPDWELYHFIGKDIMYFHALFWPAMLMGSGNKIADKLFVHGFLTVDGEKMSKSKGTFIKAKTFQKHLNPECLRYYYACKLSDGVEDIDLSLEDFQSRVNADLIGNLVNLASRSIPMLKKKLGGQLGEMDEEGREMVNEILQAKDSISQSYETLKFSQAVRQIINLAGSVNRYFDKQQPWITVKEDKDKTLKTLTAVVNAVNALNIYIKPVVPKLSEKLEKILGCENQGFKDIAILPEGHEVNKFKRLMNRIEKENIEAMIEESKSEQENQQTEQKPENQLDEPLAPECSFDDFMKVDLRVAEVKKAEPVEGADKLLHLQLDIGGITKNVFAGISKAYKPEDLEGRLVVCVANLAPRKMRFGVSEGMVVASGPGGEDVFLLSPDSGAKPGQRVH comes from the coding sequence ATGCCCCGAAACATTGTAGTTACATCCGCCCTGCCATACGCAAACGGGCCAATCCACATCGGCCACCTCGTCGAATACATCCAGACAGATATTTGGGTGCGTTTCCAGAAGCTCAGCGGAAACCGCTGCCTGTATTTCTGCGCAGACGACACGCACGGAACGCCAATTATGCTCAGCGCAAGAAAGCAGGGCATAAAGCCCGAAGAGCTGATAGAAAAGGTTCACAGCGAACACCGTGATGATTTCAGCACATTCGGGGTGGAATTCGAGAACTACTACACAACCCACTCCCCGGAGAACAGGGAGCTCAGCTCCCAGATCTTCCTCAAGCTCAAGGAAAAGGGCTCTATCGAAACAAGGGAAGTGGCGCAGGCTTATTGCGAGAGCTGCTCTATGTTTCTCCCGGACAGATTCATTGTTGGGAAATGCCCGAAATGCGGGGCCGAAGAGCAGTATGGCGATTCATGCGATAAATGCGGCAGTACATACTCGCCAACCGAGCTGATAAACCCGCGATGCGCAATCTGCGGGGGCGAGCCGACAACAAAAACCTCCAAGCACTACTTCTTCCGTCTCGGCGATTATGAAAATCAGCTCAAAGAGGTGCTTGCCTCAGGCCATGCGCATCCATCTGTGCTGAAAAAGCTCGATGAATGGTTTGATGCCGGCCTGCGGGACTGGGACATCTCAAGAGACGGGCCTTATTTCGGTTTCCGCATTCCGGGTGAGGAAAATAAATTCTTCTATGTTTGGCTTGATGCCCCGATCGGCTATATGGCTTCATGCAAGAATTGGTGCGATAAGAACGGCTTTGATTTAGCAGAGGTGTGGAACAGCCCCGACTGGGAGCTTTATCACTTCATCGGCAAGGATATTATGTATTTCCACGCGCTCTTCTGGCCTGCAATGCTTATGGGCAGCGGAAACAAAATTGCAGACAAGCTCTTCGTACACGGCTTTCTCACCGTTGACGGCGAGAAGATGAGCAAGAGCAAAGGCACGTTCATAAAGGCCAAAACCTTCCAGAAGCACCTGAACCCTGAGTGTTTGAGGTACTACTATGCCTGCAAGCTCAGCGACGGAGTGGAGGATATAGACCTGAGCCTTGAGGATTTCCAGTCCCGCGTGAACGCTGATCTTATCGGGAATCTTGTGAACCTTGCAAGCAGGTCTATCCCAATGCTCAAAAAGAAGCTCGGCGGACAGCTCGGCGAGATGGACGAAGAAGGCAGGGAGATGGTAAACGAGATACTTCAGGCGAAGGATTCAATCTCTCAGAGCTATGAAACGCTCAAGTTTTCACAGGCGGTAAGGCAGATAATTAACCTTGCAGGCAGCGTGAACAGGTATTTCGATAAGCAGCAGCCTTGGATCACGGTTAAGGAAGATAAGGACAAGACACTCAAAACCCTCACTGCAGTTGTTAATGCGGTTAATGCCCTTAATATTTATATCAAGCCGGTAGTTCCCAAGCTCTCTGAAAAGCTTGAAAAGATTCTCGGCTGCGAGAATCAGGGCTTTAAAGACATCGCAATCCTGCCGGAGGGGCACGAGGTGAACAAATTCAAAAGACTGATGAACAGAATTGAAAAGGAGAATATAGAGGCTATGATAGAAGAATCAAAATCAGAGCAGGAGAACCAGCAGACCGAGCAGAAGCCGGAAAATCAGCTCGATGAGCCTCTTGCACCGGAATGCAGCTTTGATGATTTTATGAAGGTTGACCTTCGCGTGGCAGAGGTTAAGAAGGCCGAACCTGTTGAAGGGGCAGATAAACTGCTGCATCTCCAGCTTGATATAGGCGGAATAACTAAAAACGTATTCGCAGGAATTTCCAAGGCCTACAAACCCGAAGACCTTGAAGGCAGGCTCGTTGTGTGCGTTGCGAATCTCGCTCCGCGGAAGATGCGTTTCGGCGTGTCTGAGGGTATGGTAGTGGCCTCGGGGCCGGGCGGTGAAGACGTATTCCTGCTCAGCCCAGACAGCGGGGCAAAGCCCGGCCAGCGCGTACACTAA
- a CDS encoding FtsX-like permease family protein → MLKYLLCLRYLLKVRLVVISVLAVALSCGLLVSISSVFSGFIEAVEKGASDAMGDAVIRPHPSLQISNFRDLTGRIENIENVQAASGLLNAQGLVLIGRGEVKKAQIWGIDIESQDEVTGIRDDFISSEGRFAEDSAALSIGLLTSPDPVTDKYDFDKAKSWTGKNALVLTGRQGSGEAADFRRSDLRVKIDAVSFSGINQFDSSSVYLPIETLSTELYPEKNKPLADTIQIRFAEGLSEKQQRNLLSRIQAVWSDFARNELGWPASWVGYSSISLSRDMQKRLVAEYQKQMDVLMAVFSIVSGGVVLLIFCIFYMIVMGRRKDIAILRSFGQSRGGVAGVYLLFGVFIAIAGIVLGIIFGWLFTENINTIENLISRLTGVKIWKSSVYMFSRIPNTLDIVSAMKISLYALAASLAGALLPAVIAAKTDPVKTLRYE, encoded by the coding sequence ATGCTCAAATACCTGCTTTGTCTGCGATACCTGCTGAAAGTTCGTCTTGTTGTAATCAGCGTTCTTGCAGTAGCGCTGAGCTGCGGGCTCCTTGTTTCTATAAGCTCTGTATTCAGCGGCTTTATTGAGGCTGTTGAGAAAGGGGCATCCGATGCGATGGGCGATGCGGTTATCAGGCCTCATCCATCCCTGCAAATATCAAATTTCAGAGACCTTACCGGCAGGATAGAAAATATTGAAAACGTGCAGGCGGCTTCCGGACTGTTAAACGCTCAGGGGCTCGTGCTTATCGGCAGGGGAGAGGTGAAGAAGGCTCAGATCTGGGGAATCGATATTGAAAGTCAGGATGAGGTTACGGGCATACGCGATGATTTTATCAGCTCTGAAGGCAGGTTTGCAGAGGATTCAGCTGCCCTTTCTATCGGCCTGCTAACAAGCCCAGATCCGGTTACCGATAAGTATGATTTCGACAAGGCCAAGAGCTGGACGGGGAAAAATGCCCTCGTTCTCACCGGCAGGCAGGGCTCCGGCGAAGCTGCAGACTTCCGCAGAAGCGATCTGCGGGTTAAGATTGATGCGGTATCGTTCAGCGGGATAAACCAGTTCGATTCCTCAAGCGTTTACCTGCCTATAGAAACGCTCAGCACTGAGCTCTATCCCGAAAAGAATAAACCCCTCGCCGACACCATCCAGATCAGATTCGCAGAAGGGCTCAGCGAGAAGCAGCAGAGAAATCTTCTCTCGCGGATTCAAGCAGTTTGGTCGGATTTCGCAAGAAATGAGCTCGGCTGGCCGGCAAGCTGGGTGGGTTACAGTTCAATATCTCTTAGCAGAGATATGCAGAAACGCCTCGTTGCCGAATACCAAAAGCAGATGGATGTTCTGATGGCGGTGTTTTCAATCGTAAGCGGAGGCGTTGTACTGCTGATATTCTGCATATTCTATATGATTGTAATGGGCAGGCGGAAGGACATCGCAATCCTGCGCAGCTTCGGGCAGTCTCGCGGAGGCGTTGCGGGAGTTTATCTGCTGTTTGGGGTGTTTATAGCGATTGCAGGCATTGTGCTGGGAATCATATTCGGCTGGCTTTTCACCGAAAACATCAACACAATCGAAAACCTTATCAGCAGGCTTACAGGAGTGAAGATATGGAAGAGCAGTGTTTATATGTTCAGCAGAATCCCAAACACTCTGGACATTGTCTCTGCGATGAAGATATCCCTTTATGCCCTTGCCGCCTCGCTGGCAGGAGCCCTGCTCCCCGCTGTAATAGCTGCAAAGACAGACCCCGTAAAAACGCTCAGATACGAATAA